From the genome of Rhizobium oryzihabitans:
GCAGGCTTTTGCCGGGGCGCTCGTCGCATCCATCGTCATCCCCGCCAATGCCGCGGTTCCCAACGCCATTCCCATGACGTCGGCGCTCTCCATTTCCGGCATGCTCGGCTTCACGGCCATCATCATGATCAGCGCCAAGATCATCATGGAGGACACGGAAATTCGTCTTCACCGGCTCGCCATGACCGATCATCTAACCGGCGTTCTCAACCGGCGCGGTCTTCTGGAGGAATTCGACCGCATCAAAAAGCGGTCGCCGGCCTCCGACCGCTATGTGGCGCTGGTGCTGTTCGACATCGACCACTTCAAGAAGATCAATGACAAATATGGCCACCAGTCCGGTGACGCGGTTCTCGTGCACTTCTGCACGATGGCGCAGCGCGTCATCGGCGATCGCGGCCTCTTCGTCAGGATGGGCGGTGAGGAGTTCGCGCTGGTGGCGGAAGTGGAAAGCCCTTCCAGCACGGTGACGCTGGCGGAAGCCATCCGCAGCAATCTGCGCCAGTCGAAGATCACTGCGCGTGGCGAAAGCATCGAGGTTACGACGAGTGTCGGCATATCCGAAGCCACGATCAGGGATGCCGACCTGAGCGTGATGATGACCGAGGCCGACCGCGCGCTCTATGCGGCAAAAAAAGCCGGCCGCAACAGAACCGTCCTCCACGTCAATTCAGCCAATGTCGTCGTGCCCTCTCCTGACCGGGACGAAAACCCGATGGACAACAATGCCGACCGGCAGGTCGCTGCACTGAACCGGATATCGGCCATCGCCAGCCGGTGACAAGGTAACCACACGGTGACAGTCAGAAAACACGATGAGGGGCTTTTTCATGCCCTTCCAAAAGCATCAAGTGCGGAATAAACCATGGGCATGACAGCGACATTTCCCTTTCTCAAAATCGACCCTGCCACACGCCGCGTTTCGCTCAACGCCCGCGATCCGGCCTTCTACAACGACCCGAACCCGGTCTATGCCGCCCTGCATGCGGAGTGTCCCACCTTCTACTGGGAAGAACAGCGGCAATGGTTCTTCACCGGATACGACCATGTCAGCGCCCTTCTGCGCGACCGCCGGTTCGGACGGCAGATCCTGCATGTGGCGAGCCGCGAGGAAATAGGCCTTCCCCAACCGCAGGACCATGTGAAGCATTTTGATGCCGCCGAGCAGCATTCGCTGCTGGAACTGGAACCGCCGGAACACACCCGCCTGCGCACGCTCATCAACCGCGCCTTCGTGTCGCGGCATGTCGACAAGATGAAGCCGGAAATCGAGGAACTCGCCAACCGCCTGATCGACGCCTTCGAACGGAACGGCGAGACGGAACTCCTCTCTTCCTATGCCGACATCATTCCGGTGACGATGATCGCGCGGATGATCGGCATTCCCGAGGAGATGGGCCCGCAGCTGCTGAAATGGTCACATGCCTATGTCGGCATGTACATGTTCAAGCGCACCCCCGAGGACGAGCTTCTGGCCGACAAGGCGGCCCATGAATTCTCGGACTATGTGCGCAGCGTGATTGCCGAGCGGCGGGCGGAGCCGAAGGACGATCTCCTGAGCCACATGATCCACACGGAACATAAGGGCCAGTATCTCACCGACGACGAGCTCATCTCCACCACCATCGTTCTATTGAATGCCGGGCACGAGGCAACCGTGCACCAGATCGGCAATTCCGTGCGCATCATTCTGGAAAGCGGCATTTCCCCGGATGCCCTGTTCCACGACGAGACGGCCACGGAACGCACGGTGGAGGAGACGCTGCGCATCTGCGCACCCGTCCATATCTTCCAGCGCTGGGTTCTGGAGCCGGTCGAGATCGACGGCGTGGAATTCAAACGCGGCGACAAGGTCAGTCTCATTCTGGCGGCAGCCAATCTCGATCCGGCCAAGTTCTCCGATCCGCTGGCCTTCAGGCCGGACCGGAATGAGGGCGCCAACGTCTCCTTCGGCGCCGGCATCCATTTCTGCATCGGCGCGCCGCTGGCAAGGCTGGAACTGAACCTTGCCCTGCCGCTGCTTTTCAAACGCCTGCCTGGCCTGAAGATCGCCAAGCCGCTCAGGGTCAAGGATGTCTATCATTTCCATGGCCTGGAGCGGCTCGATCTCAGCTGGTGACAGCCATTTCGGAAATGGCCTCCCCTAGCTGACGAATTTATGAATCATCCGGCCCCTACAGCCGGATGACATAATCCTTACGCGTCGTTTCCACGACCTCCCACGTGCCCGCAAAGCCCGGCCGCAGGATCAGCCTGTCGCCCGGCTTCAGGTGGCGCGGCTCGCCACCATCCTCGGTCAGGATCGAGTGGCCCTCCAGAATGCTGAAATATTCCCATTCGTCATAAACCACACGCCATTTGCCGGGCGTGGATTGCCAGATGCCGGCATAGATGCCGCCGGGCGCTTCCTCCAGATTCCATGTGGTGAATCTGGGATCGCCGGAAATCAGCCTTTCCGGCGCAGGCGCGCCGTGCTCCACCTCGGCCGAGACATCATCGAATGTCAGAAAATTCGTCATAATGACCCCGGCCCTCAAATCTTCGAAAGCGATTGTTCGAGATCGGCGATGATGTCCTTGACGTCCTCGATACCGATCGACAGGCGCACAACATCCGGTCCGGCACCTGCCGCCGTCTGCTGTTCCGGTGTCAGCTGCGCATGTGTCGTGGAAGCAGGATGGATGACCAGCGAGCGTGTATCGCCGATATTGGCGAGATGGGAGAAAAGCTGCAGACCTTCCACCAGCGCCTTGCCGGCGGCATAACCGCCCTTGATGCCGAAGGTGAAGACGGAGCCTGCTCCCTTTGGTGAATAATGCTGCTGGATGGCATAGTTGTCGCTGTCTTCCAGCCCGGCATAATGCACCCAGCCGACCTTCGGATGCGCCTTCAGCCATTTGGCGACGGCCAGCGCATTGTCGGAGTGGCGCTGAACGCGCAGCGGCAGGGTTTCTATGCCGGTGAGGATGAGGAAGGCATTGAACGGCGAGATCGCCGGGCCAAGATCGCGCAAGCCAAGCACGCGGCAGGCGATGGCGAAAGCGAAATTGCCGAAGGTCTGGTGCAGCACGACGCCTGAATATTCCGGACGGGGCTGGGAGAGCGCCGGATATCTGTCCGTCGCCGACCAGTCGAAGGTGCCGCCGTCGACAATGATGCCGCCCATGGAATTGCCATGGCCGCCGAGGAATTTCGTCAGCGAATGCAGCACGATATCCGCACCATGCTCCAGCGGCCGCAGCAGATAGGGGCTGGCCATGGTGTTGTCGACGATGAGCGGCAGGCCATGCCGGTGGGCGACATCGGCGATTGCGGCGATATCCACGAATGTGCCGCCGGGATTGGCAAGACTTTCAATGAAGATGGCGCGTGTGCGCTCATCGATCTGCCGTTCGAAACTGGCCGGGTCGGTCGCATCGGCCCAGCGCACCTGCCAGTCGAAGCCCTTGAAGGCATGGCCGAACTGATTGATGGAGCCGCCATAAAGCTGGCGGGCGGAAATGAAGTTGTCACCATGTTGCAGCAGCGTGTGGAAGACGAGCAATTGAGCGGCGTGACCGGATGCGACGGCGAGTGCCGCCGTGCCGCCCTCGAGGGCTGCGACACGTTCTTCCAGAACCGCCTGGGTGGGGTTCATGATGCGCGTGTAGATATTGCCAAACTCTTTCAATCCGAACAGCGCGGCAGCGTGATCGGCATCACGGAAGGCATAGGCCGTCGTCTGATAGATAGGCGTCGCGCGCGCGCCGGTGGTCGGATCAGGCTGCGCGCCTGCGTGCACGGCCAGCGTTGAAAAACCGGGATTGCTGCTCGACATAATGTTTCCTCCAATGAAATTTTGGAGGGATCATAATGCCTTGCCGCCAAATGATAAGTCCAATGTGTACCAACTATCGCATAATATTGAGACGCGGATACTCAATTGCGGGGCAACGGTCCATCACCACGTCTATGCCGTAGGCTTCGGCCTTGGCCGCGGCATTGTCGTCTCGCACGGAAAGCTGGCCCCAGATCACCTTCGGGCGCTGCGGCAGCAATATCGCCTCCTCGACGATTGCAGACAGATATTCCGGTGCGCGGAAAACATCGACCATATCCACCGGTTCGGGAATATCGGCAAGCCGGGCATGGACCTTCTGCCCCAATATCTCCTTGCCCGCCTGACCGGGATTGACCGGGAAAACGCGGTAACCCTTGGAGAGGAGAAAGCGCATCACGCCATGGCTCGGGCGGTCCGGGTTTGGCGAAGCGCCAAGCAAAGCGATGGTGCTGACATCCGTCAGGATTTTTCTGATGTAATCCGGCTCGTAAGTATCATGCTGCATGTCAACTTATCCCTCTGGCACATCGGGTGATTTCAGGCCCCCAGCCCGCACTTCAGGTTGGAGAGCCACAGGAAGCGTCGCGTTTCCCGCATGAGCAATACTGGCGGTGTTCCCTGCGGCGGTCATTCACATCTAGGAAGCGCTGTCGCTCTCTTGAACCCCTGCCCGTCTGAAAATCATGACCACGCCGATGTTCCCCGCCTGAAACGGCAGATTTTTTTCACGCAAAATGATTTCACAAAAATGCGCCAACTGCAGTTGTATTGAGTATTTCAATCCAGTTTTCAAAATGGCGCGTATCGGAAGGAATGCTTGCGATAACAACATTTGCGTGCATTTAATGCGCACTTCGTGTCCTGTTTGTTTTCATTCCGTTCACCGATGAATTAGGCAAATCTAATTTTCAGAAAGTTATTCTGCAAATCTATCGATATCCAAATCTGAAACGTTGCAGTCAACCATTCAGTAAGTTCATGAAATTCCTTTTCAGTTTGGACATCAATACCGGCATTCAATTGATACACCCTTGGGCCGGAAACCAATGCGAATTTCAGCCTGAAGAGGCGGCAAAAAAGACCATCTTTTGAGGAAAAAACGCTCCGCCATAGAGCGGCGAGCCGTGCATCCGACGCCGGTGCGGCTGTTTTGGGGATGAATTCATGAGCAGGGCCAGACATCGTGTGACGCAAAAGCCACCCGCCCTGCCTCGCAACATGCACAAATCCGAAACTTGACGCGTGTCGCAATCCGTAAAATGGCCGCAGCCTGCAAAGAGCAATCCGGCGGCTCCCTGCGCCCACTTTCAGACGATCAGCATTGCGCATCACCTTCATCGAAAATGGATTCCGGTTTTTAAGCTGATGCTGTAGGTTGCCCAGAATAGCCCGCGAGCGAGTCTCTATTGTGACAATTGATATTCTTTTTCTGGTGCTCCTGGGCGCGATACTGCATGCCGGCTGGAATGCACTGGTCAAATCCGGTTCCGACAAATCGCTCGATGCCTCGCTGATTGCCGCGGGGGCTGCAGCCTGCTCTTTGCCGTTTCTGCCTTTTCTGCCGTTTCCCGCGCCAGCGGCCATTCCCTTTCTGATCGCCTCGGCCTTTTTACAGTTTGCCTATTTCCGGCTTGTTGCGGCTGCCTATACGATCGGCGATATCGGCCTCGTTTATCCCGTCATGCGCGGGGTGGCGCCGCTCATCGTTGCGGCGACAAGCAGTCTTTTCCTGAGCGAGGTTCTGAGCCCGCTTGCGCTTGCCGGCATCGCCATCATATCCGGCGGCATATTGACGCTCGCCTTCGAGGCGCGGCGCGGCGGCGGCAAGGCGATCATCCTTGCGCTCATCAATGCCTTCGTGATCGCCTCCTACACCTTCGTCGATGGTGTCGGTGCACGGCTTTCCGGCAATGCGATTTCCTATACGCTGTGGATGTCGCTTCTACCGCCCGTGCTGCTGTTCGGTTTTGCTTTTTACCAGCGTGGAGCAAGTGCCGTCGCGGCGCATGTCCGGCGCAACTGGTGGCGCGGTCTGATCGGCGGTGGCGGCTCCATTCTCTCCTATGGGCTGGCGCTCTACGCCATGACCAAGGCCCCCGTCGCCGTCGTTGCGGCCCTTCGCGAAACCTCCATTCTGTTTGCGCTGGTTATCTCCGTCGTGATCCTGAAAGAACGCGCCAGCATCTGGCGTTATCTTGCCGGCGGCATCATCGCGGCAGGTGTTCTGGTCATGCGGCTGGGATAAAATCGACCATGCAGGTGGGGTAAAATAATACCACACAAATAACCGATTGTTTTTAT
Proteins encoded in this window:
- a CDS encoding EamA family transporter translates to MTIDILFLVLLGAILHAGWNALVKSGSDKSLDASLIAAGAAACSLPFLPFLPFPAPAAIPFLIASAFLQFAYFRLVAAAYTIGDIGLVYPVMRGVAPLIVAATSSLFLSEVLSPLALAGIAIISGGILTLAFEARRGGGKAIILALINAFVIASYTFVDGVGARLSGNAISYTLWMSLLPPVLLFGFAFYQRGASAVAAHVRRNWWRGLIGGGGSILSYGLALYAMTKAPVAVVAALRETSILFALVISVVILKERASIWRYLAGGIIAAGVLVMRLG
- a CDS encoding O-acetylhomoserine aminocarboxypropyltransferase produces the protein MSSSNPGFSTLAVHAGAQPDPTTGARATPIYQTTAYAFRDADHAAALFGLKEFGNIYTRIMNPTQAVLEERVAALEGGTAALAVASGHAAQLLVFHTLLQHGDNFISARQLYGGSINQFGHAFKGFDWQVRWADATDPASFERQIDERTRAIFIESLANPGGTFVDIAAIADVAHRHGLPLIVDNTMASPYLLRPLEHGADIVLHSLTKFLGGHGNSMGGIIVDGGTFDWSATDRYPALSQPRPEYSGVVLHQTFGNFAFAIACRVLGLRDLGPAISPFNAFLILTGIETLPLRVQRHSDNALAVAKWLKAHPKVGWVHYAGLEDSDNYAIQQHYSPKGAGSVFTFGIKGGYAAGKALVEGLQLFSHLANIGDTRSLVIHPASTTHAQLTPEQQTAAGAGPDVVRLSIGIEDVKDIIADLEQSLSKI
- a CDS encoding cupin domain-containing protein, with the protein product MTNFLTFDDVSAEVEHGAPAPERLISGDPRFTTWNLEEAPGGIYAGIWQSTPGKWRVVYDEWEYFSILEGHSILTEDGGEPRHLKPGDRLILRPGFAGTWEVVETTRKDYVIRL
- a CDS encoding CoA-binding protein, whose product is MQHDTYEPDYIRKILTDVSTIALLGASPNPDRPSHGVMRFLLSKGYRVFPVNPGQAGKEILGQKVHARLADIPEPVDMVDVFRAPEYLSAIVEEAILLPQRPKVIWGQLSVRDDNAAAKAEAYGIDVVMDRCPAIEYPRLNIMR
- a CDS encoding GGDEF domain-containing protein; its protein translation is MLDAKTSTLLWAAETFTLAVLLGTLWLHRPSRQHNLYFAAGFLATGFGTVMVAFRGDISSFLSIQVGNTLALSAFGFWLAGLLCLEQRKLGGWIAIPALLWIAGMLVPPVREDMVARILLYHASAATGYFMLAGVLLASRARTTRSRKVLATILILQAFAGALVASIVIPANAAVPNAIPMTSALSISGMLGFTAIIMISAKIIMEDTEIRLHRLAMTDHLTGVLNRRGLLEEFDRIKKRSPASDRYVALVLFDIDHFKKINDKYGHQSGDAVLVHFCTMAQRVIGDRGLFVRMGGEEFALVAEVESPSSTVTLAEAIRSNLRQSKITARGESIEVTTSVGISEATIRDADLSVMMTEADRALYAAKKAGRNRTVLHVNSANVVVPSPDRDENPMDNNADRQVAALNRISAIASR
- a CDS encoding cytochrome P450, encoding MGMTATFPFLKIDPATRRVSLNARDPAFYNDPNPVYAALHAECPTFYWEEQRQWFFTGYDHVSALLRDRRFGRQILHVASREEIGLPQPQDHVKHFDAAEQHSLLELEPPEHTRLRTLINRAFVSRHVDKMKPEIEELANRLIDAFERNGETELLSSYADIIPVTMIARMIGIPEEMGPQLLKWSHAYVGMYMFKRTPEDELLADKAAHEFSDYVRSVIAERRAEPKDDLLSHMIHTEHKGQYLTDDELISTTIVLLNAGHEATVHQIGNSVRIILESGISPDALFHDETATERTVEETLRICAPVHIFQRWVLEPVEIDGVEFKRGDKVSLILAAANLDPAKFSDPLAFRPDRNEGANVSFGAGIHFCIGAPLARLELNLALPLLFKRLPGLKIAKPLRVKDVYHFHGLERLDLSW